The Acinetobacter sp. GSS19 genome includes a region encoding these proteins:
- a CDS encoding helix-turn-helix domain-containing protein: MAVQNMIKNNLDYALPRIQLLPFLENKSRFKPILDKILSYFRDYNSTSSKCIKRKFNKKEATHILGVSFAAFHKRLKAGILYHDQLSVSDRTNFPASILEEWLINEKKNINGTYTYHRPPPQADESNDYFTIPEIMEILNINNRNARLFLKIPDTPTTKKYLNHYTQYCLSKEFVNSFHKKYIFLSPLAEHLDVSHLTLRAKLSSLNIEPIYINKLYPAYYARKDIKHLDNSMIENIVTYKNNSGRKKAGIVDKRKKDAYISLSEAAKLLGISPSQTAQLIQHKWLNVENLEIRPYRIPRRSIDNLIQQKNDPSFVDIDVVLKALNCSSNQLQKNWIMTGYLKLRHIGYWQSFSKTEFNHVLEIHKEFFTASEANNYLGMHRTHITNLVRRGLIKPHFYGNHNYSIRLFKKEDVKKLLREGYGVQTPSEKS, from the coding sequence GTGGCAGTCCAAAATATGATCAAAAATAACCTAGATTACGCTCTTCCAAGAATTCAACTTCTTCCCTTTTTAGAAAATAAATCTAGATTTAAACCTATTCTCGATAAAATTCTAAGTTATTTTAGAGATTATAACTCTACTTCCTCAAAATGTATTAAACGGAAATTTAATAAGAAAGAAGCTACTCATATACTTGGGGTTAGTTTTGCAGCATTTCATAAAAGACTGAAGGCGGGAATTTTATATCACGATCAACTCAGTGTGAGTGATAGAACTAATTTTCCTGCTTCTATACTTGAGGAATGGCTAATTAATGAAAAGAAAAACATCAATGGCACCTATACATATCATCGTCCACCACCACAAGCCGATGAATCTAATGATTATTTTACTATTCCGGAAATTATGGAAATACTAAATATTAATAATCGTAATGCACGTTTATTTCTTAAAATACCAGATACTCCAACGACTAAGAAATATCTAAATCATTATACTCAATATTGTCTTTCCAAAGAATTTGTTAATAGTTTTCATAAAAAATATATTTTTTTAAGTCCACTTGCTGAACACTTAGACGTTTCTCATCTCACACTAAGAGCCAAACTTTCAAGTTTAAATATTGAACCAATATATATAAACAAACTTTATCCAGCCTATTATGCAAGAAAAGATATAAAGCATTTAGATAATTCCATGATTGAAAATATAGTTACTTATAAAAATAATTCAGGGCGTAAAAAAGCTGGAATTGTAGATAAGAGGAAAAAAGATGCTTATATAAGCCTTAGTGAAGCAGCTAAACTTCTAGGTATTTCCCCATCTCAAACAGCTCAACTTATTCAACATAAATGGCTTAACGTAGAAAATTTAGAGATACGTCCTTATCGTATTCCGAGAAGAAGTATCGACAATTTAATTCAACAAAAGAATGATCCTTCTTTTGTGGATATAGATGTAGTCCTCAAAGCACTAAATTGCTCATCTAACCAGCTACAAAAAAATTGGATTATGACAGGCTATTTGAAACTCCGGCATATAGGATATTGGCAATCATTCTCCAAAACAGAATTCAATCATGTATTAGAAATTCATAAAGAGTTTTTTACAGCTTCGGAGGCCAATAACTATTTAGGTATGCATAGAACTCACATTACTAATTTAGTAAGACGTGGGTTAATCAAACCACATTTTTATGGCAATCATAATTACTCCATAAGATTATTTAAAAAAGAAGATGTGAAAAAATTACTAAGAGAAGGATATGGTGTTCAAACACCATCAGAAAAATCTTAA
- a CDS encoding IS3 family transposase (programmed frameshift) translates to MSGQRYTPEFKDEAVKLITERGYSVTDVAERLGVSQHSIYKWLKAVQPLRNNPDEHELLEAKKEILRLKSQLKQTEEERDILKKAAKVLCKPARVKYQFILEYSHQFKIKTMCRVLKIARAGYYAWLHEPESGRTIEDKRLLQLIRSSYDASYGIYGYRRITLDLKELGESCGPNRVLKIMKNNGIAAVRGYKKHKSYGCGRPPIVPPNHLNREFAVSTPDTSWVTDITYIRTWQGWLYLAVVLDLYSRKVIGWSMKPTLAKDIVLDALLMAVWRRRPNEPVIIHSDQGSQYSSGDWQKFCQKHNLVPSMSRRGNCWDNAVAESFFSSLKKERIKKRIYKTREMARADVFDYIEMFYNRIRRHSHLDGMSPEAFETASK, encoded by the exons ATGAGTGGACAACGATACACCCCAGAATTTAAAGATGAAGCTGTTAAATTGATTACCGAACGTGGATATTCTGTCACTGATGTGGCTGAACGTTTAGGTGTATCACAGCACAGCATTTATAAATGGCTAAAGGCCGTACAGCCTTTACGCAACAACCCTGATGAACATGAACTACTCGAAGCAAAGAAAGAGATCCTTCGTCTTAAAAGTCAGCTTAAGCAAACTGAAGAAGAGCGAGATATCTTAAAAAAGGCCGCAA AGGTACTTTGCAAGCCTGCCCGAGTAAAGTATCAGTTTATCCTTGAGTACAGCCATCAATTTAAGATTAAAACGATGTGTCGGGTTCTTAAGATTGCTCGTGCTGGCTATTACGCCTGGCTACATGAACCCGAATCAGGCAGAACAATTGAAGACAAACGGTTATTACAACTGATCCGCTCTTCTTATGATGCCAGTTATGGCATCTATGGTTATCGTCGCATCACGCTGGATCTTAAAGAGCTAGGTGAAAGCTGTGGCCCCAATCGTGTGCTGAAGATCATGAAGAACAATGGCATTGCCGCTGTTCGAGGATATAAAAAGCATAAAAGTTATGGTTGTGGCCGTCCTCCGATTGTGCCACCAAATCACTTAAATCGAGAGTTCGCTGTGAGCACCCCTGATACTTCCTGGGTGACTGATATTACCTACATCCGTACTTGGCAAGGCTGGTTATATCTGGCTGTGGTTCTCGATTTATATTCAAGGAAAGTCATCGGTTGGTCAATGAAACCTACGCTTGCCAAGGATATCGTTTTGGATGCACTTTTAATGGCGGTATGGCGACGCAGACCCAATGAACCTGTGATCATACACTCAGACCAAGGCTCACAATACAGTAGCGGAGACTGGCAGAAATTCTGTCAAAAGCATAATTTAGTTCCGAGTATGAGTCGTCGTGGAAACTGTTGGGACAATGCTGTTGCTGAATCCTTTTTTAGTAGTTTAAAGAAGGAAAGAATTAAAAAGAGGATCTATAAAACACGAGAAATGGCCCGTGCGGATGTGTTTGATTATATCGAGATGTTTTACAATCGAATCAGGCGTCATTCGCATCTCGATGGGATGAGCCCAGAAGCATTTGAGACAGCTTCAAAATGA
- the acpP gene encoding acyl carrier protein → MSDIEQRVKQAVAEQLGMKAEDIKNEASFMDDLGADSLDLVELVMSFENDFDITIPDEDSNEITTVQSAIDYVTKKLG, encoded by the coding sequence GTGAGCGATATCGAACAACGCGTTAAACAAGCGGTTGCAGAACAACTTGGCATGAAAGCTGAAGACATCAAAAATGAAGCGTCTTTCATGGATGATTTGGGTGCAGACTCTCTAGACCTAGTTGAACTTGTTATGTCTTTCGAAAATGACTTCGACATCACGATTCCTGATGAAGATTCTAACGAAATCACAACTGTTCAATCAGCAATCGACTACGTAACTAAGAAACTTGGTTAA
- a CDS encoding preprotein translocase subunit YajC, with the protein MLHMTPNYELGLAVLVLCFVSFYIPMVYAFVKFRGQQREQNQSNR; encoded by the coding sequence ATGCTGCATATGACACCGAACTATGAATTAGGACTTGCAGTGCTGGTCTTATGCTTTGTTTCATTCTACATCCCTATGGTATATGCCTTCGTCAAATTTCGCGGGCAGCAACGTGAACAAAATCAGTCCAATCGATAG
- a CDS encoding L-threonylcarbamoyladenylate synthase: MLHLRVHPDNPQPRLIQQAVERIRAGDVVVYPTDAAYAIGCQIGNKNAMERIAHIRDLGPKHQYAILCCDLSDIATYAKVDNAMYRLLKANTPAITTFILPATSEVPKRLMHPKKKTIGLRIPSNPVCQALLKELGEPLLTSTLILPGQEDPLDDPYEIEMQLGKRIDVFIDSGLGTLTTTSVVDLSGEYPQVIRRGVGDVSAFE, from the coding sequence ATGCTACATTTGAGAGTACACCCGGATAATCCTCAACCGCGCCTGATCCAACAAGCCGTTGAGCGCATTCGTGCGGGCGATGTGGTGGTCTACCCGACAGATGCAGCGTATGCCATTGGCTGCCAGATTGGGAATAAAAACGCCATGGAGCGTATTGCGCATATCCGTGACTTGGGCCCAAAACACCAGTATGCAATTTTGTGCTGCGACTTATCGGATATTGCCACCTATGCCAAGGTAGACAATGCCATGTACCGTTTGCTGAAAGCGAACACGCCTGCTATTACCACCTTTATTCTGCCGGCAACGAGTGAAGTACCCAAACGTTTGATGCACCCCAAAAAGAAAACCATTGGTCTGCGTATCCCCAGCAATCCGGTTTGCCAAGCCTTATTGAAAGAATTAGGTGAGCCCCTACTGACCAGTACATTAATTCTACCTGGACAGGAAGATCCGCTGGATGACCCTTATGAAATTGAAATGCAGTTAGGCAAACGCATTGATGTGTTTATCGACAGCGGACTTGGCACACTTACCACCACGAGTGTTGTGGACTTATCTGGTGAGTATCCACAAGTGATCCGTCGTGGTGTTGGTGATGTCAGTGCTTTTGAATAA
- a CDS encoding elongation factor P hydroxylase — protein MHPLQPQPEVTTSSLVRILPTSDSGAGLEPVQLSAWSSLQTEAEQVDWLILHFNHWFSHHNVVLVKGCGEPEYFPAQDGQPARIEFAHGFFNSALHEISHWTIAGAQRRLLPDLGYWYAPDGRSQEQQAEFEKVEIKPQAIEWLFAQAFGRKFRVSLDNLTGEGGNGRSFKDNVYTQLQAYFNGTAKLPRDAERLIQCICLCTRQGKMLQADEFQRELLD, from the coding sequence ATGCATCCGTTGCAACCGCAACCAGAAGTCACAACTTCGTCTCTCGTTCGCATCTTGCCAACTTCTGATTCTGGAGCGGGTTTAGAACCGGTGCAACTTTCGGCATGGTCTAGTTTGCAAACAGAAGCAGAGCAAGTTGACTGGCTTATCTTACACTTTAATCACTGGTTTTCCCACCACAATGTCGTTTTAGTCAAAGGCTGTGGTGAACCCGAGTATTTCCCTGCACAGGATGGCCAGCCTGCAAGGATTGAATTTGCTCATGGCTTTTTTAATAGTGCCCTGCATGAAATCAGCCACTGGACGATTGCCGGTGCACAACGCCGCCTGTTACCAGATTTGGGATACTGGTATGCACCCGATGGCCGCAGTCAGGAACAGCAGGCGGAATTCGAAAAAGTCGAGATTAAACCGCAGGCGATTGAATGGCTGTTTGCCCAAGCCTTTGGCCGCAAGTTTAGAGTTTCTTTAGACAATCTCACCGGTGAGGGAGGAAATGGTCGTAGCTTTAAAGACAATGTCTATACACAGCTACAAGCCTACTTTAACGGAACAGCAAAATTACCACGTGATGCTGAACGCTTGATTCAATGTATCTGTTTATGTACACGACAGGGAAAAATGCTACAAGCAGATGAATTTCAGCGCGAGTTACTGGATTAA
- a CDS encoding ribonucleotide-diphosphate reductase subunit beta, with amino-acid sequence MSILSWDDFEDDSQKPAVTESKPTPVEPQEAPRTQMVSDAQQSSSSVAVPQSTGTTSVRSTDPTDSLARASESLNNLDVAPGLEELEMGAARVQVDDKAMINCRADLNQLVPFKYEWAWQKYLDGCANHWMPQEVNMNHDIALWKSENGLSEDERTIVMRSLGFFSTADSLVANNLVLAIYRHITNPECRQYLLRQAFEEAIHTHAYQYCIESLGMDEGEVFNMYREVPAVARKAAWGLKYTQSLNDPTFQTGTPENDQLLLRNLIAFYCVLEGIFFYCGFTQILSMGRRNKMNGVAEQFQYILRDESMHLNFGIDMINQIKIENPHLWTAEFQQEVVQMILEGTMLEIEYARDTMPRGVLGMNAAMMEEYLKFIANRRLAQLGLPEQFAGVNNPFQWMSEMMDLRKEKNFFETRVTDYQTGGALSW; translated from the coding sequence ATGTCTATCCTTAGTTGGGACGATTTCGAAGATGATTCGCAAAAACCGGCTGTTACAGAGTCCAAGCCTACGCCCGTCGAGCCGCAAGAAGCGCCTCGTACACAGATGGTATCTGATGCACAACAATCGTCGTCGAGTGTGGCAGTTCCTCAATCCACTGGAACCACTTCCGTGCGATCAACAGATCCAACCGATTCGTTGGCTCGAGCATCTGAATCCCTAAACAATCTTGATGTTGCCCCTGGCTTGGAAGAGCTAGAAATGGGTGCTGCACGTGTGCAAGTTGATGATAAAGCCATGATCAACTGCCGTGCTGACTTGAACCAGTTAGTACCATTCAAATACGAATGGGCTTGGCAGAAGTATCTGGATGGTTGTGCCAACCACTGGATGCCGCAAGAAGTGAACATGAACCATGACATCGCGTTATGGAAATCAGAAAATGGCTTGTCAGAAGATGAACGAACCATCGTGATGCGTTCACTCGGTTTCTTCTCGACCGCAGACTCACTGGTTGCAAACAATCTGGTATTGGCAATTTACCGTCACATTACCAACCCTGAATGTCGTCAATACTTGTTGCGTCAGGCTTTTGAAGAAGCAATCCACACGCATGCTTACCAATACTGTATCGAATCTTTAGGGATGGATGAAGGCGAAGTCTTCAACATGTACCGTGAAGTTCCTGCCGTTGCACGTAAAGCAGCGTGGGGCCTGAAATATACTCAGTCCTTGAATGATCCAACCTTCCAAACCGGTACACCAGAGAACGACCAGTTGTTACTGCGTAATCTGATTGCGTTCTATTGTGTTCTTGAAGGAATTTTCTTCTATTGTGGTTTTACCCAAATTCTATCCATGGGTCGCCGCAACAAGATGAATGGTGTCGCAGAACAGTTCCAGTACATCTTGCGTGATGAATCAATGCACCTGAACTTCGGTATCGACATGATCAACCAGATCAAGATCGAAAATCCACATCTATGGACGGCTGAATTCCAGCAGGAAGTGGTTCAAATGATTCTTGAAGGCACCATGCTTGAGATTGAATACGCACGTGACACCATGCCACGCGGTGTACTCGGCATGAATGCTGCGATGATGGAAGAATATCTGAAATTTATCGCCAACCGTCGTTTGGCCCAGTTGGGTCTTCCAGAACAGTTTGCAGGCGTAAACAATCCATTCCAGTGGATGTCTGAGATGATGGACTTGCGTAAAGAGAAGAACTTCTTTGAAACGCGTGTTACCGATTATCAAACTGGCGGTGCATTAAGCTGGTAA
- a CDS encoding YceD family protein, whose translation MSANTFPAQIEPFKWAEQGFTWSGTLPLSRFARIAREAVGSIDDKLINIDCKLSMDAYHRIVWLDGHVETKVPMECQRCLDPVEVPLVSDFHLALVDDESLIERLDEDADFIVLGESESTTKGDYLTPSTIDLLALLEDELLLLLPLSPKHDACELKHQPAIQDIVEEKRDNPFDVLASLKGKLNS comes from the coding sequence ATGTCAGCAAATACCTTTCCGGCACAGATTGAGCCGTTTAAATGGGCTGAACAGGGCTTTACATGGTCAGGTACCCTGCCATTGTCTCGCTTTGCTCGTATTGCTCGTGAAGCTGTTGGATCAATTGATGATAAATTGATCAACATAGACTGTAAGCTATCAATGGATGCTTATCATCGAATCGTGTGGTTAGATGGTCACGTTGAAACGAAAGTACCAATGGAATGCCAGCGTTGTCTGGATCCTGTTGAAGTTCCTCTCGTTTCAGACTTTCATCTTGCGCTTGTCGATGACGAGTCACTGATAGAGCGCTTGGATGAGGATGCTGATTTCATCGTTTTAGGTGAAAGCGAGTCTACGACGAAAGGAGATTATCTCACGCCGTCGACCATAGATTTGCTCGCACTGCTAGAAGATGAACTGTTATTGCTGTTGCCACTTTCACCTAAGCATGACGCTTGTGAACTGAAGCATCAGCCTGCCATTCAGGACATTGTCGAAGAAAAACGGGATAATCCGTTTGACGTTTTGGCAAGTTTGAAGGGTAAACTTAACTCGTAA
- the fabG gene encoding 3-oxoacyl-ACP reductase FabG: protein MTQERKVALVTGASRGIGAAIAQQLIQDGYFVVGTATSESGAAKLTEKFGENGAGAVLDVRNGDEIEALVTDIEQKYGSILVLVNNAGITKDNLLLRMSEDDWDDILNIHLKAVYRLSKRVLKGMTRARFGRIINISSVVAHFANPGQANYSAAKAGIEAFSRSLAKEMGSRQITVNSVAPGFIATEMTDALSEDLRKKMSEQVALQRLGDPQDIANAVSFLASDKASYITGTVLHVNGGLYMA, encoded by the coding sequence ATGACACAAGAACGCAAAGTCGCATTGGTAACAGGCGCAAGTCGAGGCATTGGTGCTGCCATTGCTCAGCAACTGATTCAGGATGGTTATTTTGTCGTAGGTACCGCGACTTCTGAGTCTGGCGCTGCGAAATTAACTGAAAAATTTGGGGAAAACGGTGCGGGTGCAGTGCTCGATGTTCGTAATGGCGACGAGATCGAAGCATTAGTCACTGATATTGAGCAAAAATACGGCTCAATCTTGGTTTTGGTAAACAATGCCGGCATTACCAAAGATAATTTGTTACTGCGTATGTCAGAAGATGACTGGGATGACATCCTTAACATCCATTTGAAAGCCGTTTACCGTCTTTCTAAGCGTGTGTTAAAAGGTATGACCCGTGCACGCTTTGGCCGCATTATTAACATCAGTTCAGTAGTTGCGCATTTTGCCAACCCGGGTCAAGCGAACTACTCTGCTGCAAAAGCGGGTATCGAAGCATTCAGCCGTTCATTGGCAAAAGAGATGGGTAGCCGTCAAATTACCGTGAACAGCGTAGCACCTGGCTTTATCGCAACTGAAATGACAGATGCATTAAGCGAAGACTTACGTAAAAAAATGAGTGAACAAGTGGCACTTCAACGTTTAGGTGATCCACAAGATATCGCGAATGCCGTGAGTTTCCTGGCAAGTGATAAGGCAAGTTACATCACCGGTACAGTTTTACACGTAAATGGCGGTTTATACATGGCTTAA
- a CDS encoding DUF4231 domain-containing protein, with protein sequence MSRILGAVQGLYKIPLMKDKDFPSWFQVADKLSRKYQNQFYCLYFLHLIFLVALTTLSLYPDISKWTISIQIIIVVGTLLSSLGLFLNKPDRKWYSARALAESIRTITWRYVTKAEPFHEDSNIAKVKFINAIKKITNQNQDLKLLIKCDINENLISYEMEGLRNGTLQRRKSAYLSDRIESQLEWYKKNSRKNNLMSNILFSLVILLNIVAIILAASRLGYIEEKIWPTDIIVTIAIGLVGWIQVKKYSELSASYSLTASEITQIHIDYFLYPINDEKTFSNFVGDTENAFSREHTQWYARKDHFS encoded by the coding sequence ATGTCTAGGATACTGGGAGCAGTCCAAGGTTTATACAAAATCCCGCTTATGAAAGATAAAGATTTTCCCAGTTGGTTTCAAGTTGCAGATAAACTTTCAAGAAAATATCAAAATCAGTTTTATTGTCTTTACTTTTTGCATCTCATATTTTTAGTGGCACTTACTACATTATCTCTTTATCCAGATATTTCAAAATGGACTATCTCAATTCAAATTATTATTGTTGTAGGAACTCTTTTGTCATCTTTAGGGTTATTTTTAAATAAACCTGATCGAAAATGGTATTCAGCGAGAGCTTTAGCTGAATCTATTAGAACGATCACATGGCGTTATGTGACCAAAGCAGAACCATTTCATGAAGATTCAAATATTGCGAAAGTAAAGTTTATTAATGCTATTAAAAAAATAACTAACCAAAATCAAGATCTTAAACTTTTAATTAAATGTGATATTAATGAAAATTTAATTTCATATGAAATGGAAGGTTTAAGAAATGGAACATTGCAGAGAAGAAAGTCGGCTTATTTATCTGATAGGATTGAATCTCAATTAGAGTGGTATAAGAAAAATTCGAGAAAAAACAATTTAATGTCTAATATTTTATTTTCTCTTGTAATCTTATTAAATATTGTTGCGATTATTTTAGCTGCTTCACGTTTAGGTTATATTGAGGAAAAGATATGGCCAACAGATATAATAGTAACTATTGCGATAGGTTTGGTGGGTTGGATACAAGTAAAAAAATATTCAGAGTTATCAGCATCTTATTCATTAACGGCTTCAGAGATCACACAGATACATATCGACTATTTCTTATACCCAATAAATGATGAGAAAACATTTTCCAATTTTGTGGGTGATACAGAGAATGCATTTTCTAGAGAGCATACTCAATGGTATGCAAGAAAGGATCACTTTTCGTAA
- the fabD gene encoding ACP S-malonyltransferase produces the protein MSAKRLEQVAQATKTAFVFPGQGSQKVGMLAELAEQFSGVRDTFAEASDAIGFDLWHIAQSGEGLDQTENTQPVLLTASIALWRVWLELGGLAPKFLAGHSLGEYSALVAAESMSLGDAVKLVNLRGKLMQSAVPQGQGAMAAILGLADEKVIELCEQVNNEGRGSVEAANYNAQGQVVIAGDKILVEAVMAAAKEQSGKAIALPVSVPSHCSLMKPAAEEFAEALEQTAIVMPSLPVIQNVNAKIATDVAQLRQALTAQLYQSVQWTNTMQYLQDQGIQYVVECGPGNVLANLAKRLPNIEKAFPIDSKSRMEDALNAVLVAEGKIA, from the coding sequence ATGTCTGCTAAACGACTCGAGCAAGTGGCCCAAGCAACAAAAACAGCATTTGTGTTCCCAGGCCAAGGTTCGCAAAAAGTCGGCATGCTCGCTGAACTTGCAGAACAGTTTAGTGGTGTGCGTGACACGTTTGCTGAAGCTTCTGATGCGATCGGTTTTGATTTATGGCACATTGCACAAAGTGGTGAAGGTCTGGATCAGACTGAAAATACTCAGCCTGTATTGTTAACAGCCAGCATCGCATTATGGCGCGTATGGCTCGAATTAGGTGGTTTGGCACCAAAATTCTTGGCAGGTCACTCTTTGGGGGAATACAGTGCCTTGGTTGCAGCTGAATCCATGAGCTTAGGTGATGCGGTTAAGTTGGTGAACCTGCGTGGCAAATTGATGCAAAGCGCTGTACCACAAGGTCAAGGTGCGATGGCAGCCATTTTGGGTCTGGCAGATGAAAAAGTCATTGAGCTGTGCGAGCAAGTAAACAATGAGGGTCGTGGTTCTGTTGAAGCTGCGAACTACAATGCGCAAGGTCAAGTTGTGATCGCAGGTGACAAGATCCTGGTTGAGGCGGTTATGGCTGCAGCAAAAGAACAGTCCGGTAAAGCGATTGCACTACCAGTTTCAGTTCCATCACACTGTTCTTTAATGAAACCTGCAGCGGAAGAATTTGCTGAAGCATTGGAACAAACTGCCATTGTGATGCCTAGCCTTCCTGTAATACAAAATGTCAACGCAAAAATCGCGACAGATGTGGCGCAATTACGCCAGGCATTAACGGCGCAATTGTATCAATCCGTGCAATGGACCAATACCATGCAGTACCTGCAAGATCAGGGGATCCAGTATGTGGTTGAATGTGGTCCAGGTAACGTATTGGCCAATCTTGCGAAGCGTTTACCTAATATTGAAAAAGCATTCCCAATCGACAGCAAGAGTCGTATGGAAGATGCCTTAAATGCCGTTTTAGTGGCAGAAGGGAAAATTGCATGA
- the rpmF gene encoding 50S ribosomal protein L32 has protein sequence MAVQQNRKSRSRRDMRRSHDALTENALTVDQATGETHRRHHVTKDGFYRGRQLFAKAADAE, from the coding sequence ATGGCCGTTCAGCAAAACCGTAAAAGTCGCTCTCGCCGTGACATGCGCCGTTCACATGACGCTTTAACCGAGAATGCATTAACTGTAGACCAAGCTACTGGTGAAACTCATCGTCGTCACCACGTAACTAAAGATGGTTTCTACCGTGGTCGTCAATTATTCGCTAAAGCAGCTGATGCTGAATAA
- the lysM gene encoding peptidoglycan-binding protein LysM, producing the protein MGLFDFVKGIGKKNTAAPVQQPHNTAQPTPAPAAKPVQSDEPTAQEMANKLLGLIKSLGFAVEGLSVTYNGSQDLATIKGQVKSQADREKIVLVVGNVDHVAKVDDQMTVMESAPASQFYTVKAGDTLSKIAQQFYGDDAQYQKIFKANQPMLKDPDEIFPGQTLRIPQ; encoded by the coding sequence ATGGGTCTTTTTGATTTCGTCAAAGGTATTGGTAAGAAAAATACTGCTGCACCTGTCCAGCAACCTCATAACACAGCACAGCCTACACCTGCTCCTGCAGCGAAACCTGTGCAATCGGATGAACCCACCGCCCAGGAAATGGCAAACAAGCTGTTAGGATTGATCAAGAGTTTAGGATTTGCAGTAGAGGGGCTCTCTGTAACCTATAATGGCAGTCAAGACCTTGCCACGATTAAAGGGCAGGTCAAAAGCCAGGCAGATCGTGAAAAAATCGTCTTGGTTGTCGGCAATGTGGATCATGTGGCCAAAGTTGATGATCAGATGACGGTGATGGAATCTGCGCCAGCAAGCCAATTTTATACGGTGAAAGCAGGGGATACGCTATCGAAAATTGCCCAACAGTTTTATGGGGATGATGCTCAATACCAAAAAATCTTTAAGGCCAACCAGCCGATGTTGAAAGATCCCGATGAAATCTTTCCTGGACAAACCTTGCGTATCCCTCAATAA
- a CDS encoding 3'-5' exonuclease, with protein MSKRLECYVSVDIEASGPVPGLYSMLSIGACHVGDPTKTFYRELCPLNDNFIAEALKVSGFSLTELQHQGVAPTQAMHSFEQWLTSLTPNNERLVFVGLNATFDWSFINYYFWAFLGRNPFGISGLDIKAYYRGATGCNWAETTSRHMDQQLHPQQTKSHHALEDALYQAELFREIRQQLLNSSQKK; from the coding sequence ATGAGTAAGCGCCTAGAATGTTACGTTTCTGTGGATATCGAGGCTTCTGGTCCCGTTCCCGGACTGTACAGCATGCTTTCAATTGGAGCTTGCCACGTTGGTGACCCGACAAAAACCTTTTATCGTGAATTATGTCCACTGAATGATAATTTCATCGCTGAGGCACTTAAAGTCAGTGGTTTTTCACTCACCGAATTACAGCATCAAGGTGTGGCTCCAACTCAAGCCATGCATAGCTTTGAGCAATGGCTCACCTCCTTAACACCTAATAACGAAAGATTGGTCTTTGTCGGTTTAAATGCAACGTTTGACTGGTCCTTTATTAATTATTATTTCTGGGCATTCCTTGGCCGTAATCCATTTGGTATCAGTGGACTAGACATTAAAGCGTATTATAGGGGTGCAACAGGTTGTAACTGGGCTGAAACCACTTCAAGACATATGGATCAGCAGCTTCACCCCCAGCAGACAAAAAGCCACCATGCCTTGGAAGATGCTTTATATCAGGCAGAATTATTCAGAGAAATTCGCCAACAACTGCTGAATTCAAGCCAGAAGAAATAA